A single genomic interval of Armatimonadota bacterium harbors:
- a CDS encoding Lrp/AsnC family transcriptional regulator: MQSHKSRERLDDVDLKLLSLLQAQGRITNADLSRKVGLSPPSVLQRVRRLEESGLISRYTAILDPEALGYQLRVVAMVSLSLHQEQPIEGFRKAVMDVPEVLECLHVSGDFDFLLQIIVRDMAHYEKLVRERLSTISGVGKIQSSFVLGVTKDTTALPL, translated from the coding sequence GTGCAGTCGCATAAATCGAGAGAGCGGCTTGACGACGTCGATCTCAAGTTGCTCAGCCTTCTTCAGGCCCAAGGCAGGATCACGAACGCTGATTTGTCGCGTAAGGTCGGCCTTTCGCCGCCTTCCGTGTTGCAGCGCGTCCGCCGGCTCGAAGAGTCGGGACTGATCAGCCGTTACACCGCGATCCTTGATCCGGAAGCGCTCGGCTATCAGCTCCGGGTCGTGGCCATGGTCAGCCTCTCGCTCCATCAGGAGCAGCCGATCGAAGGGTTCCGCAAAGCGGTCATGGACGTTCCTGAGGTCTTGGAGTGCCTGCACGTCAGCGGCGACTTCGACTTCCTCCTCCAGATCATCGTCCGCGACATGGCCCACTACGAAAAGTTGGTCCGCGAGCGGCTCAGTACGATCTCGGGCGTCGGTAAGATACAGAGCAGTTTTGTCCTTGGTGTCACCAAGGACACGACGGCTCTGCCTCTATGA
- a CDS encoding M3 family oligoendopeptidase, with protein MIGPREVQSDEVRPLSPMSATPATALPRWDTAQYFPGVSSPEFNRSLSDLATALLSAEASFDDMRVGESDASPTDERSAEFATRTLILLNGLMGRARLLRGYASCTVSADSKDLAAAAKQSELAGPLSSLTRLHARFAAWIATRNIGTLLEHSSVCREHAYFLQRLKDNASKLLPKGEEELLADLYDSTCGAWGRLYGRFTSRLPVPYEGRTMTMSQVRALAYDADPEVRRTAFEAETKAWSAHSLPVAASINSVKAMTSVVAKRRGWESLLDEAVEGASIRRSTLDAMTAAVDESLPSLRRYFKAKARALGHSGGLPWPDLFAPWGEGEAWSYQRAVSFVCEKFSGFSPRLEDLARRADAESWVDAEPRDGKVDGAFCSGIRGGESLILMNFKASFGSVATLAHELGHAYHNVCLDGKTEIQRILPMTLAETASIFCETIVKRAALAEAAVEDRASVLEASLQGQLQIVVDIASRFRFEKEVVEKRAGAELSADDLCDAMARAQAETYGDGLAEGGGHPFMWAAKPHYYSGRAFYNFPYTFGLLFALGLYQKYEREPAGFAERFEGLLASSGSASAEDLAAGFGIDISDVGFWRGSLAQIVRDVDEFEAAVA; from the coding sequence GTGATCGGGCCGCGAGAAGTCCAGTCGGACGAGGTGCGGCCGCTTTCACCGATGTCCGCCACCCCTGCCACCGCCCTTCCCCGCTGGGACACCGCTCAGTACTTTCCTGGGGTGTCGTCACCGGAATTCAACCGATCGTTAAGCGACCTGGCCACTGCGCTTCTTTCGGCAGAAGCCTCGTTCGACGATATGCGCGTCGGTGAGTCCGACGCATCGCCGACTGACGAACGGTCCGCAGAGTTCGCGACTAGGACTTTAATCCTATTGAACGGCCTCATGGGCCGGGCCCGGCTCCTGCGCGGATACGCGTCGTGCACCGTGTCTGCCGATTCGAAAGACCTGGCCGCCGCGGCGAAGCAGAGCGAACTGGCCGGACCCCTTTCGAGCCTTACGCGTTTGCACGCACGCTTTGCTGCTTGGATTGCGACCCGGAACATCGGGACACTACTGGAACACTCTAGTGTCTGCCGTGAACATGCCTATTTTCTTCAAAGATTGAAGGACAACGCTTCCAAGCTCCTTCCAAAGGGTGAAGAAGAACTCCTGGCGGACCTTTACGACAGTACGTGCGGAGCTTGGGGGCGCCTCTATGGCCGGTTCACCAGCCGTCTGCCCGTGCCCTATGAAGGACGGACGATGACGATGAGCCAGGTCCGTGCCCTGGCGTACGACGCCGATCCGGAGGTCCGCCGCACCGCTTTCGAGGCGGAGACAAAAGCATGGTCCGCGCACAGCCTTCCCGTTGCAGCGAGCATTAACAGCGTCAAGGCCATGACCTCGGTGGTCGCGAAGCGCCGGGGGTGGGAGAGCCTGCTCGACGAAGCCGTCGAAGGAGCGTCGATCCGTCGTAGCACGTTGGACGCGATGACGGCCGCCGTCGACGAGAGCCTCCCTTCCCTTCGTCGGTACTTCAAGGCGAAAGCGAGGGCGTTGGGACACTCTGGAGGACTTCCTTGGCCCGACCTTTTCGCGCCATGGGGCGAGGGAGAGGCCTGGTCGTACCAGAGGGCCGTCTCGTTCGTCTGCGAAAAGTTCTCCGGTTTCAGCCCCCGGCTAGAGGACCTGGCCCGAAGGGCCGACGCGGAGTCGTGGGTCGACGCCGAACCACGGGACGGAAAAGTGGACGGCGCGTTCTGTTCCGGGATCCGGGGCGGCGAGTCGTTGATCTTGATGAACTTTAAGGCGTCCTTCGGATCCGTGGCGACGCTCGCCCACGAATTGGGCCATGCCTATCACAACGTGTGCCTCGACGGGAAGACCGAGATCCAAAGGATCCTGCCGATGACGCTGGCGGAGACGGCGAGCATCTTCTGTGAGACGATCGTGAAACGCGCGGCCCTCGCCGAAGCGGCCGTCGAAGACCGAGCGTCCGTCCTGGAGGCTTCCCTTCAAGGCCAGCTCCAGATCGTCGTGGACATCGCTTCCCGGTTCCGGTTCGAAAAGGAAGTGGTCGAAAAGCGGGCCGGGGCGGAACTCAGTGCAGACGATCTGTGCGACGCGATGGCCCGTGCTCAGGCCGAGACCTACGGCGACGGCCTCGCAGAGGGCGGCGGACATCCGTTCATGTGGGCGGCCAAACCGCATTACTACTCGGGACGGGCGTTCTACAACTTCCCCTACACGTTCGGTCTGCTGTTCGCACTGGGCCTCTACCAGAAGTACGAGCGCGAACCGGCCGGATTTGCAGAACGGTTCGAAGGTCTCCTGGCGTCATCGGGCTCCGCTTCGGCCGAAGACCTGGCGGCAGGCTTCGGGATCGACATCAGCGATGTCGGCTTCTGGCGCGGCTCCCTGGCCCAGATCGTCCGGGACGTCGACGAGTTCGAAGCGGCCGTCGCTTAG
- a CDS encoding VanZ family protein, with product MTVAQAVPLTALILSPLVAWTFPGLRRVKVMAVAVAGYLAAYAAAAYAASAMPGQESGPPPEILLAIGGLATAAVVATLVGLSPHPVVFSRWAAPTAMVGVGVLTAFLSGPQGGPGRLMHFLLDVLHLSPEAAQTVNFLVRKGTHLTVYGLLGWSAGTVAVRQGADRRWTWAAGLAWVVVHASLDEAHQSTTSVRTGAFSDVLLDTSGAAVALMILDAVRNNASRAGKG from the coding sequence GTGACCGTCGCCCAAGCCGTGCCCTTGACTGCGCTGATCCTGTCGCCCCTTGTGGCCTGGACGTTTCCCGGCTTGCGCCGAGTGAAGGTCATGGCCGTGGCCGTCGCCGGGTATCTGGCCGCCTATGCCGCCGCCGCCTACGCCGCATCGGCGATGCCCGGCCAAGAGTCGGGCCCGCCGCCCGAAATCCTCCTGGCGATCGGCGGCCTGGCCACGGCTGCGGTCGTGGCGACCCTTGTGGGCCTGTCGCCACACCCGGTCGTCTTCAGCCGTTGGGCGGCGCCGACGGCGATGGTGGGGGTCGGCGTGTTGACCGCCTTCTTGTCCGGACCTCAAGGTGGCCCGGGTCGGCTCATGCACTTCCTTCTCGACGTCCTCCACTTGAGTCCGGAAGCCGCCCAAACGGTCAATTTTCTGGTCCGGAAAGGCACGCACCTGACCGTTTATGGACTCCTTGGCTGGTCGGCAGGGACCGTCGCCGTGCGTCAGGGTGCCGACCGGCGGTGGACGTGGGCCGCAGGGCTCGCATGGGTCGTCGTCCACGCTTCGCTCGACGAGGCCCACCAGTCGACGACGTCCGTACGGACGGGTGCGTTCTCGGACGTCCTCCTCGATACGTCCGGTGCAGCGGTCGCCCTCATGATCCTGGACGCCGTGCGTAACAACGCCTCGCGGGCAGGGAAGGGATGA
- a CDS encoding threo-3-hydroxy-L-aspartate ammonia-lyase codes for MPVTLDDVRSAASVLAGQAHRTPVHTSRTLDDLCGAQVFLKCENFQRSGAFKFRGAFHALSRLDEDRRRRGVLTFSSGNHAQALALAGRILDVPVTIVMPTDAPEVKRRATEGYGGEVVLYDRDETTREALGARIAEERGLAVVPPYDHPDIVAGQGTVALELFEDGLDLDALVVPCGGGGLLSGCAVATKGLSPGTQVVGAEPAQADDAARTFATGVLQRADNPETIADGARTPSLGTVTFELVLRHVDAFVTVSEEEILRATKLLWERCKLVVEPTGALALAAVLQGGFAGRRIGVVLSGGNADVAVLGRLRASVD; via the coding sequence GTGCCCGTCACCCTCGACGACGTCCGGTCTGCCGCCTCGGTCTTGGCCGGCCAAGCCCATCGGACCCCTGTCCACACGAGCCGTACTCTCGACGACCTTTGCGGAGCGCAGGTCTTCCTGAAGTGTGAGAACTTCCAACGGTCCGGCGCGTTCAAGTTCCGTGGAGCCTTCCACGCCCTTTCCAGGCTCGACGAAGACCGTCGGCGGCGTGGCGTTCTGACCTTTTCGAGCGGGAACCATGCCCAAGCCCTCGCCCTGGCTGGACGGATTTTGGACGTGCCCGTGACGATCGTGATGCCGACCGACGCGCCAGAGGTCAAACGACGTGCGACCGAGGGCTATGGCGGCGAGGTCGTGCTCTACGACCGTGACGAAACCACACGCGAAGCCTTGGGGGCACGGATCGCCGAGGAAAGGGGACTCGCAGTGGTCCCACCGTACGACCACCCGGACATTGTCGCGGGGCAAGGGACCGTCGCCCTCGAGCTGTTCGAGGACGGTTTGGACCTCGATGCCCTTGTCGTGCCATGCGGCGGCGGCGGCCTTCTCAGCGGGTGCGCCGTGGCGACAAAAGGGCTCTCTCCAGGGACTCAGGTCGTCGGAGCCGAGCCGGCCCAAGCGGACGATGCGGCCCGGACTTTTGCGACCGGCGTCCTGCAAAGGGCGGACAACCCCGAAACGATCGCCGACGGGGCCAGGACGCCCTCCCTTGGAACGGTCACGTTCGAACTGGTCTTGCGCCACGTCGACGCCTTTGTGACCGTCTCCGAAGAGGAGATCCTCCGTGCGACGAAGCTTCTGTGGGAACGTTGCAAGCTTGTCGTCGAACCGACCGGCGCGCTCGCTTTGGCCGCGGTTCTTCAAGGCGGGTTTGCCGGACGACGGATCGGCGTCGTGCTCAGCGGCGGAAACGCGGACGTGGCGGTGCTGGGCCGACTTAGGGCGTCGGTCGATTGA
- a CDS encoding calcineurin-like phosphoesterase family protein produces the protein MNRRQFLFRAGSAAAGLSLSSFVRPRALDWTRLPVDGQGRRYAEGVVFNDKNGNGRRDGSEPGIPGVCVSNGRDVVKTDASGKWRLPVDGDCVLFVIKPSGWKVPLGDSSLPRFYHVHRPDGSPDTKYDGLLPTGALPASVDFGLTPQREGRKFKMVLFGDPQPRNQTEIDYMTHDVIEQVALDVVRSGASFGLSLGDEMFDDLSLYDSLNRVIGSVGIPWYNTVGNHDLNYDSADNVKSTETFTRVYGPTHYAFNHGPVHFIVLNDVVWHGAKVGGYHGELTVEQLEFVKNDLAHVAKERLVVVAMHIPLTEVRNRRDLYRLLEDRPNTLSFSAHTHVQRHDFIGKEDGWNGKAPHHHLNHATVCGSWWEGAFDERGIPHATMSDGAPNGYSLVEFDDRSYKVTFRPASRPETEQMAVWIPDRIEQAKLSEAGVVVNVFAGSERSKVECRVGDGPWKDMTNFTGKCPFFLKLKESEAGPKPPNGLKLPGASDTPHLWKTGLPAGLAKGAHRFEVRTTDMFGQTYTDYRILTVL, from the coding sequence ATGAACCGTCGCCAGTTCTTGTTCCGGGCCGGGTCGGCCGCAGCCGGGCTCTCGCTCTCGTCCTTTGTCAGGCCGCGCGCCCTCGATTGGACGCGCCTACCCGTCGACGGTCAGGGCCGTCGGTACGCAGAGGGCGTCGTGTTCAACGACAAGAACGGGAACGGTCGGCGCGACGGCTCCGAGCCGGGCATTCCCGGTGTCTGCGTGTCGAACGGCCGCGACGTCGTCAAGACGGACGCATCCGGAAAGTGGCGGTTGCCCGTCGACGGCGATTGCGTCCTCTTCGTCATCAAACCTTCGGGATGGAAAGTCCCTCTCGGGGACTCGTCGCTTCCACGCTTCTATCACGTCCATCGTCCGGACGGGTCGCCGGACACCAAGTACGACGGTCTGCTTCCGACCGGGGCTTTACCTGCGTCCGTGGACTTCGGCTTGACGCCCCAGAGGGAAGGACGCAAGTTCAAGATGGTCTTGTTCGGCGACCCTCAACCGAGGAACCAGACCGAAATCGATTACATGACGCACGACGTGATCGAACAGGTCGCGCTCGACGTCGTACGGTCCGGAGCGAGCTTCGGCCTGAGCCTTGGCGACGAGATGTTCGACGACTTGTCGCTGTACGACAGCTTGAACCGGGTGATCGGTTCGGTCGGGATCCCTTGGTACAACACGGTCGGCAACCACGACTTGAACTACGATTCAGCCGACAATGTCAAGTCGACGGAGACGTTCACGCGGGTGTACGGGCCGACGCACTACGCGTTCAACCACGGCCCGGTCCACTTCATCGTGCTTAACGACGTCGTTTGGCACGGCGCAAAGGTGGGCGGCTATCACGGAGAGTTGACCGTCGAGCAACTCGAGTTCGTCAAGAACGACCTGGCACACGTCGCCAAAGAACGCCTCGTCGTGGTCGCCATGCACATTCCCTTGACGGAGGTCCGCAACCGGCGCGACCTGTACCGTCTTCTGGAAGACCGGCCGAACACGTTGTCGTTCTCCGCCCATACCCATGTCCAGCGGCACGACTTCATAGGCAAAGAAGACGGTTGGAACGGCAAGGCGCCGCACCACCATTTGAACCATGCGACGGTCTGCGGATCGTGGTGGGAAGGGGCCTTCGACGAACGAGGGATCCCTCACGCGACGATGAGCGACGGCGCCCCGAACGGCTATTCCTTGGTCGAGTTCGACGACCGCTCCTACAAAGTCACGTTCCGTCCGGCCAGCCGTCCCGAGACGGAGCAAATGGCGGTTTGGATCCCTGACCGGATCGAGCAAGCGAAGCTCTCAGAGGCCGGAGTCGTCGTGAACGTTTTCGCCGGTTCAGAACGGTCCAAGGTCGAGTGCCGGGTGGGCGACGGGCCTTGGAAGGACATGACGAACTTCACAGGCAAGTGTCCGTTCTTCCTCAAGCTCAAAGAGTCGGAAGCAGGCCCGAAGCCCCCGAACGGGCTTAAACTGCCAGGCGCTTCGGACACTCCGCACCTTTGGAAGACGGGCTTGCCCGCCGGCTTGGCCAAGGGTGCGCACCGTTTCGAAGTCCGGACGACGGACATGTTCGGGCAGACGTACACGGACTACCGGATCCTGACGGTCCTTTAG